The following proteins come from a genomic window of Chiroxiphia lanceolata isolate bChiLan1 chromosome 16, bChiLan1.pri, whole genome shotgun sequence:
- the TBC1D24 gene encoding TBC1 domain family member 24 isoform X1, producing the protein MDEYSRFVDWDKMDVSAQSQDTKELSCTEFQELKHLARQGYWAKNHCLRAKVYHKLISSIPCRTVTPDANVYRDIVVKIVGKRSSSSLPLPEFVDNSLVPTYCLNAEGVGAVRKIILCIANQFPDISFCPALPAVIALLLHYSKDEAECFEQVCRILACNDPSKRLIDQTFLAFESSCMTFGDLVNKYCQAAHKLMVAVSEDVLEVYSDWQRWLFGELPMAYVARVFDVFLVEGYKVLYRVALALLKFFHKVRAGQPMESDSIQQDIRAFVRDIAKSVSPERLLEKAFAIRLFSRKEIQLLQMANEKALQQKGITVKQKSLAPPKRQNVHLAVHAENFKSEIVSVKEMRDIWSWIPERFALCQPLLLFTTLEHGCSLSRFYSHSEGHEPTLLLIKTTAKEVCGAYLSTDWSERRRGGNKLSFFGTGECFVFRLQPEVERYEWVIIKHPELATAGPETENHSSPAPSTLSSSSGPSEPSDRLSPFLSARHFNLPSKTASMFMAGSSECIIVGGGDGQALYLDADLNHGRTSHCNTFNNQPLCSENFQISVLEVWGFRDTMNG; encoded by the exons ATGGATGAGTACAGTCGCTTTGTGGACTGGGACAAAATGGATGTGAGTGCCCAGAGCCAGGACACGAAGGAGCTCAGCTGCACCGAGTTCCAGGAGCTCAAGCACCTGGCCCGGCAGGGCTACTGGGCCAAGAACCACTGTCTGAGAGCCAAAGTGTACCACAAACTCATCAGCAGCATCCCATGCCGCACGGTGACCCCAGATGCCAACGTGTACCGGGACATCGTCGTGAAGATTGTGGGAAAgcgcagcagcagctccctgcccctgccGGAGTTTGTGGACAACAGCCTGGTCCCCACGTACTGCCTGAACGCAGAGGGCGTCGGGGCGGTCAGGAAGATCATCCTGTGCATCGCCAACCAGTTCCCGGACATCTCGTTCTGCCCGGCGCTGCCGGCGGTGATCGCGCTGCTGCTGCACTACAGCAAGGACGAGGCCGAGTGCTTTGAGCAGGTCTGTCGCATCCTGGCCTGCAACGACCCCTCCAAGCGGCTCATCGACCAGACCTTCCTGGCCTTTGAGTCCTCCTGCATGACCTTCGGGGACCTGGTGAACAAGTACTGCCAGGCAGCCCACAAGCTGATGGTGGCCGTGTCCGAGGACGTGCTGGAGGTGTACTCGGACTGGCAGCGGTGGCTCTTCGGGGAGCTGCCCATGGCCTACGTCGCACGGGTCTTTGACGTGTTCCTGGTGGAAGGGTACAAGGTTCTCTATCGCGTCGCTCTGGCTCTTCTGAAGTTCTTTCACAAAGTCAGAGCTGGGCAGCCCATGGAGTCCGACAGCATCCAGCAGGACATCCGAGCCTTCGTGAGGGACATCGCCAAGTCAGTGTCTCCGGAGAGGCTCCTGGAAAAAGCCTTTGCTATCCGCCTTTTCTCTCGGAAGGAgatccagctgctgcagatggcCAATGAGAAGGCTTTGCAGCAGAAGGGCATCACAGTCAAACAGAAAAG CCTTGCACCTCCCAAAAG GCAGAATGTGCACTTGGCAGTTCATGCTGAGAACTTCAAGTCAGAAATTGTCAGTGTGAAGGAAATGAGAGACATCTGGTCATGGATCCCAGAGCGAtttgctctgtgccagcccctcctgctTTTCACCACCTTGGAACATGGCTGTAGCCTGAGCAG GTTCTATTCCCACAGTGAGGGACACGAACCAACTCTTCTCCTCATCAAGACAACAGCAAAAGAG GTCTGTGGGGCCTACCTGTCCACGGACTGGAGCGAGCGCCGGCGAGGAGGGAACAAGCTGAGCTTCTTTGGGACTGGAGAGTGCTTTGTGTTCAGA ctgcagccagaagTGGAACGCTACGAGTGGGTGATCATAAAGCACCCAGAACTGGCCACGGCTGGCCCAGAGACAGAGAACcactcctccccagctcccagcacgCTCTCCTCCAGCAGTGGCCCCTCGGAGCCCTCGGATCgcctctctcccttcctgtcAGCGCGGCACTTCAACCTGCCTTCCAAAACTGCCTCCATGTTCATGGCTGGCAGCAGCGAGTGCATCATCGTCG GAGGAGGTGATGGCCAGGCTCTGTACCTGGATGCAGATCTGAACCACGGGAGAACCAGCCACTGCAACACTTTCAATAACCAGCCATTGTGCTCTGAAAACTTCCAGATCTCTGTGCTGGAGGTGTGGGGCTTCAGGGACACCATGAATGGTTGA
- the TBC1D24 gene encoding TBC1 domain family member 24 isoform X2, translated as MDEYSRFVDWDKMDVSAQSQDTKELSCTEFQELKHLARQGYWAKNHCLRAKVYHKLISSIPCRTVTPDANVYRDIVVKIVGKRSSSSLPLPEFVDNSLVPTYCLNAEGVGAVRKIILCIANQFPDISFCPALPAVIALLLHYSKDEAECFEQVCRILACNDPSKRLIDQTFLAFESSCMTFGDLVNKYCQAAHKLMVAVSEDVLEVYSDWQRWLFGELPMAYVARVFDVFLVEGYKVLYRVALALLKFFHKVRAGQPMESDSIQQDIRAFVRDIAKSVSPERLLEKAFAIRLFSRKEIQLLQMANEKALQQKGITVKQKRQNVHLAVHAENFKSEIVSVKEMRDIWSWIPERFALCQPLLLFTTLEHGCSLSRFYSHSEGHEPTLLLIKTTAKEVCGAYLSTDWSERRRGGNKLSFFGTGECFVFRLQPEVERYEWVIIKHPELATAGPETENHSSPAPSTLSSSSGPSEPSDRLSPFLSARHFNLPSKTASMFMAGSSECIIVGGGDGQALYLDADLNHGRTSHCNTFNNQPLCSENFQISVLEVWGFRDTMNG; from the exons ATGGATGAGTACAGTCGCTTTGTGGACTGGGACAAAATGGATGTGAGTGCCCAGAGCCAGGACACGAAGGAGCTCAGCTGCACCGAGTTCCAGGAGCTCAAGCACCTGGCCCGGCAGGGCTACTGGGCCAAGAACCACTGTCTGAGAGCCAAAGTGTACCACAAACTCATCAGCAGCATCCCATGCCGCACGGTGACCCCAGATGCCAACGTGTACCGGGACATCGTCGTGAAGATTGTGGGAAAgcgcagcagcagctccctgcccctgccGGAGTTTGTGGACAACAGCCTGGTCCCCACGTACTGCCTGAACGCAGAGGGCGTCGGGGCGGTCAGGAAGATCATCCTGTGCATCGCCAACCAGTTCCCGGACATCTCGTTCTGCCCGGCGCTGCCGGCGGTGATCGCGCTGCTGCTGCACTACAGCAAGGACGAGGCCGAGTGCTTTGAGCAGGTCTGTCGCATCCTGGCCTGCAACGACCCCTCCAAGCGGCTCATCGACCAGACCTTCCTGGCCTTTGAGTCCTCCTGCATGACCTTCGGGGACCTGGTGAACAAGTACTGCCAGGCAGCCCACAAGCTGATGGTGGCCGTGTCCGAGGACGTGCTGGAGGTGTACTCGGACTGGCAGCGGTGGCTCTTCGGGGAGCTGCCCATGGCCTACGTCGCACGGGTCTTTGACGTGTTCCTGGTGGAAGGGTACAAGGTTCTCTATCGCGTCGCTCTGGCTCTTCTGAAGTTCTTTCACAAAGTCAGAGCTGGGCAGCCCATGGAGTCCGACAGCATCCAGCAGGACATCCGAGCCTTCGTGAGGGACATCGCCAAGTCAGTGTCTCCGGAGAGGCTCCTGGAAAAAGCCTTTGCTATCCGCCTTTTCTCTCGGAAGGAgatccagctgctgcagatggcCAATGAGAAGGCTTTGCAGCAGAAGGGCATCACAGTCAAACAGAAAAG GCAGAATGTGCACTTGGCAGTTCATGCTGAGAACTTCAAGTCAGAAATTGTCAGTGTGAAGGAAATGAGAGACATCTGGTCATGGATCCCAGAGCGAtttgctctgtgccagcccctcctgctTTTCACCACCTTGGAACATGGCTGTAGCCTGAGCAG GTTCTATTCCCACAGTGAGGGACACGAACCAACTCTTCTCCTCATCAAGACAACAGCAAAAGAG GTCTGTGGGGCCTACCTGTCCACGGACTGGAGCGAGCGCCGGCGAGGAGGGAACAAGCTGAGCTTCTTTGGGACTGGAGAGTGCTTTGTGTTCAGA ctgcagccagaagTGGAACGCTACGAGTGGGTGATCATAAAGCACCCAGAACTGGCCACGGCTGGCCCAGAGACAGAGAACcactcctccccagctcccagcacgCTCTCCTCCAGCAGTGGCCCCTCGGAGCCCTCGGATCgcctctctcccttcctgtcAGCGCGGCACTTCAACCTGCCTTCCAAAACTGCCTCCATGTTCATGGCTGGCAGCAGCGAGTGCATCATCGTCG GAGGAGGTGATGGCCAGGCTCTGTACCTGGATGCAGATCTGAACCACGGGAGAACCAGCCACTGCAACACTTTCAATAACCAGCCATTGTGCTCTGAAAACTTCCAGATCTCTGTGCTGGAGGTGTGGGGCTTCAGGGACACCATGAATGGTTGA